A window of Candidatus Atribacteria bacterium genomic DNA:
AATCCGGATAATACTAAGATAGTTAAATCTATATTCAAGGAAGATAATTCCTTAATTTTAAAGATTGAAGCACCCAGAATAATAGGTATAGATAGTATAAAAGAATATTTTGCCGCAAATTTTCGATCTAAATTTCTTGATAATCCGGCAATAATAGTAAAACCGGATCTCGATATTCCCGGTAAAATAGCTATAGCTTGAGCTACACCTATAATAATAGCATCTCGATAGGTAATTTCCAAAATATTCTTGCCGTTCCCAACGTAATATTTATTGCCTAACCAAAGCAAGATTCCGGTAATTACTAACATAAAGGAAGTTATTATGGGTTTAGCGAAAAGTATTTCAAAATATGAATCAAAAGCATATCCAATAATTGCTGCCGGAATGGTACTGATTCCTAAAAACCAGGTGAGTTTTGATGATGAATCATTTCTAAAAATATCGGACATATTTTCTCCACGACACAGTTGATAAATACTTTTGAGAAATGAAATTAATAATTCTTTTATATCTTTATTATATAGTACTATTACGGCAACT
This region includes:
- a CDS encoding undecaprenyl-diphosphate phosphatase, which translates into the protein MLFILLGLIQGLTEFFPVSSSGHLVIAKYLLRLRLPGVAFEAFLHFGTVVAVIVLYNKDIKELLISFLKSIYQLCRGENMSDIFRNDSSSKLTWFLGISTIPAAIIGYAFDSYFEILFAKPIITSFMLVITGILLWLGNKYYVGNGKNILEITYRDAIIIGVAQAIAILPGISRSGFTIIAGLSRNLDRKFAAKYSFILSIPIILGASIFKIKELSSLNIDLTILVLSG